A section of the Teredinibacter franksiae genome encodes:
- the trpB gene encoding tryptophan synthase subunit beta: MSQNQDKPDYSAVPDKKGHFGIYGGRFVSETLMHALDELEEIYTRAKNNPDFIAEFDKDLAHYVGRPSPLYFAERLTREVGGAQIYLKREDLNHTGAHKVNNTIGQALLAKYTGKTRVIAETGAGQHGVATATVAARLGLECVVYMGAEDIQRQALNVYRMKLLGATVVPVTSGSKTLKDAMNEAMRDWVTNVDNTFYIIGTVAGPHPYPQLVRDFQCVIGREARGQCLEMTGKLPDALVACVGGGSNAIGLFHPFLEDDGVKMYGVEAGGFGVETGKHAAPLNDGIPGVLHGNRTYLMEDENGQIIETHSVSAGLDYPGVGPEHSWLKDVGRVDYVAINDDEAMEAFRRLTLIEGILPALESSHAVAYAEKLALTMAKDEVIVVNLSGRGDKDILTVAKIDGIEI; the protein is encoded by the coding sequence GTGAGTCAGAATCAAGATAAGCCGGATTATTCTGCAGTTCCGGATAAAAAAGGGCACTTTGGTATCTATGGTGGGCGTTTTGTATCTGAAACGCTTATGCATGCCTTGGATGAACTCGAAGAAATCTATACGCGCGCGAAAAACAATCCTGATTTTATCGCTGAGTTTGATAAAGATTTAGCCCACTATGTTGGTCGTCCGTCGCCGTTGTATTTCGCCGAAAGACTTACTCGCGAAGTGGGTGGCGCACAAATTTACCTTAAGCGTGAAGATCTTAATCATACGGGTGCGCATAAAGTAAACAACACTATTGGGCAGGCGTTGTTGGCAAAATATACGGGTAAAACCCGTGTTATTGCAGAAACCGGAGCCGGTCAACACGGTGTGGCGACTGCCACCGTAGCGGCTCGACTTGGGTTGGAGTGTGTTGTTTATATGGGTGCCGAAGATATTCAGCGTCAGGCCCTAAATGTATACCGTATGAAGTTGTTAGGCGCTACCGTTGTTCCCGTTACTTCGGGCTCAAAAACCCTCAAAGACGCTATGAACGAAGCTATGCGTGATTGGGTTACCAATGTAGATAACACTTTTTATATTATTGGCACCGTGGCGGGCCCTCACCCTTACCCGCAATTAGTGCGCGATTTTCAGTGTGTTATTGGTCGCGAAGCGCGTGGGCAGTGCTTAGAAATGACCGGGAAATTACCGGACGCTCTCGTTGCTTGCGTAGGCGGCGGCTCCAATGCCATTGGCCTTTTTCATCCATTCCTAGAGGATGACGGCGTTAAAATGTATGGCGTAGAAGCGGGTGGCTTTGGTGTGGAAACAGGTAAACACGCGGCGCCTTTGAATGATGGTATTCCGGGTGTTTTGCATGGCAATAGAACCTACCTAATGGAAGATGAAAACGGCCAGATTATCGAAACCCACTCGGTATCCGCGGGTTTAGATTACCCTGGCGTAGGCCCTGAACATTCGTGGCTAAAAGATGTGGGTCGGGTGGATTATGTTGCCATTAATGATGATGAAGCGATGGAAGCATTTCGTCGACTGACGCTGATAGAGGGTATATTGCCTGCACTGGAGTCTAGTCACGCTGTTGCCTATGCCGAAAAGCTTGCGCTGACAATGGCTAAGGATGAAGTGATTGTGGTTAACCTGTCCGGTCGAGGAGATAAAGATATTCTCACAGTGGCCAAAATCGATGGCATCGAAATCTAA
- a CDS encoding SPOR domain-containing protein — MDDGLKQRIVGAFVLVAIGVVFIPVIFDRERIEKMDHTTQIPPAPHIVPIDIRPPVESLPGEPLAEPAEMFIPDENTQQQAEVEIVEAEPVLTDKGTPNAWVLQVASYRFEGHARERRDALRVKGYDAYVEQINAEQGKMNRLYVGPFLNKQKSLAAKREIDKLLGVKSMLLKFEP; from the coding sequence GTGGATGATGGCTTAAAACAGCGAATAGTCGGAGCGTTTGTGCTGGTTGCAATTGGCGTAGTGTTTATACCTGTAATTTTTGATCGCGAGCGCATCGAAAAAATGGATCACACCACACAAATCCCACCAGCGCCGCATATCGTTCCTATAGATATTCGCCCGCCAGTTGAGAGTCTGCCTGGTGAGCCCCTTGCTGAGCCTGCGGAAATGTTTATTCCCGATGAAAATACACAACAGCAAGCCGAGGTTGAAATCGTTGAAGCTGAACCGGTACTGACCGATAAGGGCACCCCAAATGCTTGGGTGTTACAGGTCGCCAGTTATCGATTTGAAGGTCACGCAAGAGAGCGACGGGATGCTCTCAGGGTTAAGGGGTATGATGCTTATGTTGAGCAAATTAATGCTGAGCAGGGGAAAATGAATCGTCTTTATGTCGGTCCATTTTTAAATAAGCAAAAATCTTTGGCGGCCAAGCGAGAAATTGACAAGTTACTGGGCGTTAAGTCGATGTTGTTAAAGTTCGAGCCCTGA
- the accD gene encoding acetyl-CoA carboxylase, carboxyltransferase subunit beta, producing MSWLEKIVPASVRSPGARSASKVPEGLWKKCSKCTAVLYRPELEKNLDICPKCDHHMRIGARRRLDIFLDDEDREELATDVLPIDRLKFKDVKKYKDRLSAAQKSTGEKDALVAMKGTLKSMPVVASAFEFAFHGGSMGYAVGERFTRAAQVALEERIPYICFSATGGARMQEALISLMQMAKTSAVIERMKMEGVPFISIMTDPVYGGVSASLALLGDINAAEPGARAGFAGPAIIEQTIRQKLPKGFQRSEFLLEHGAIDMIIHRGEMRDRIASILAKLCNKPAV from the coding sequence ATGAGTTGGTTAGAGAAGATCGTTCCTGCAAGTGTTCGTTCCCCTGGTGCTCGTAGTGCTAGTAAGGTGCCTGAGGGCTTATGGAAAAAGTGCAGTAAATGTACGGCAGTTTTATATCGCCCAGAACTCGAAAAAAATCTGGATATCTGTCCGAAGTGTGACCACCATATGCGTATAGGCGCGCGTCGGCGTTTGGATATTTTTCTTGACGACGAAGACCGCGAAGAATTGGCTACTGATGTATTGCCTATTGATCGTTTGAAATTTAAAGATGTTAAAAAATACAAAGATCGTTTGTCGGCCGCTCAAAAATCTACAGGTGAAAAAGATGCGCTGGTAGCCATGAAGGGCACACTTAAGTCGATGCCTGTTGTGGCAAGTGCATTTGAGTTTGCCTTTCACGGCGGTTCAATGGGTTACGCTGTTGGCGAAAGATTTACCCGTGCGGCGCAGGTTGCCCTAGAAGAAAGGATACCTTACATCTGTTTTTCTGCTACCGGTGGTGCTCGCATGCAAGAAGCGCTAATTTCGTTGATGCAAATGGCAAAAACCAGCGCTGTTATTGAGAGAATGAAAATGGAAGGTGTACCATTTATTTCGATTATGACAGATCCCGTATACGGTGGTGTTTCAGCAAGCTTGGCGCTGTTGGGTGATATTAATGCTGCGGAGCCTGGTGCGCGTGCCGGTTTTGCAGGTCCAGCTATTATTGAACAAACTATTCGCCAGAAATTACCGAAGGGCTTCCAGCGCAGTGAGTTTTTGTTGGAGCATGGCGCAATCGATATGATTATCCACCGTGGTGAAATGCGAGACCGTATAGCCTCCATTCTGGCTAAGCTCTGCAATAAACCAGCCGTCTAG
- the truA gene encoding tRNA pseudouridine(38-40) synthase TruA, with product MKNKLDTEYKRNTEVKPGELLPPGMHRWALCVEYSGTGLNGFQKQTTTVETVQQKLESALSKVANEPIALVCAGRTDAGVHATGQVIHFDTLAVRHEKAWVQGVNTYLPDGIRVYWGREVGPYFHARFSAERRTYHYLIHSAQVRSAVLQKQVTWTQHALDLESMQSAVVFLLGVHDFSAFRAAQCQSKSPVREVGAISIVQKGGFLVLQISANAFLHHMVRNIVGSIIEVGRGRQAPQWLASLLEGRDRALAAPTAPPHGLYLVEVEYPRQFGLPQKDSVGPPFFG from the coding sequence ATGAAAAATAAGCTAGATACCGAATACAAACGTAATACAGAAGTAAAGCCCGGTGAACTGTTGCCGCCTGGAATGCACCGCTGGGCTCTGTGCGTTGAATACTCGGGTACTGGTCTGAATGGCTTTCAGAAGCAAACAACCACGGTAGAAACTGTGCAACAGAAGCTTGAGAGCGCATTAAGTAAAGTTGCAAACGAACCCATTGCGCTTGTTTGTGCTGGTAGAACTGACGCCGGGGTGCATGCCACTGGGCAAGTAATACATTTTGATACGTTAGCGGTACGTCATGAGAAAGCTTGGGTTCAAGGTGTTAATACGTACCTTCCGGACGGCATTAGGGTGTATTGGGGGCGGGAGGTGGGGCCTTATTTTCATGCGCGCTTTAGTGCGGAACGGCGTACCTACCATTACCTTATCCATAGCGCACAGGTACGTTCAGCGGTATTACAGAAACAAGTAACCTGGACGCAACACGCACTAGATCTTGAGTCGATGCAGAGCGCTGTCGTGTTTCTGTTGGGTGTGCATGATTTCAGTGCATTCCGAGCCGCTCAGTGCCAATCGAAAAGCCCTGTACGCGAGGTTGGTGCGATTTCAATTGTGCAGAAAGGCGGTTTTCTTGTGCTACAAATTTCAGCAAATGCCTTTTTGCATCATATGGTACGCAATATCGTGGGTTCAATTATTGAGGTGGGGAGAGGTAGGCAAGCTCCTCAGTGGTTGGCGAGCCTCCTTGAGGGGCGTGATAGGGCGCTGGCGGCGCCTACAGCGCCTCCGCACGGTTTGTATCTGGTAGAAGTTGAGTACCCTCGTCAATTTGGGTTGCCTCAAAAAGACAGCGTCGGCCCCCCTTTTTTTGGTTAG
- a CDS encoding tetratricopeptide repeat-containing response regulator has product MKQIDIIKTYGQKRCLVVDDVPDIRASLKRILIDFGSVNVDTAGNAEEAIDICQRNQYDIVLSDYNLGSSKNGQQLLEELRFHGLLKNTALYIMITAESASQYVLHALEYQPDDYLNKPISRDSLRPRLDQALLKNEALLQAKKSLDQKNPNAAIKACENLLAKKSRYSNDARKMLGELMISQKQHEQALTVYAQLPQDRMPIWANLGIARCYFGQKKFEKAEALLTKLIDENPLCVEAHDLLAKLFEAQNNSARAQQSLHNALGISPLSSDRQREMGRVSHEAGDELASIHAYRTALKQSRNSCHEQAEDYLYLAQGLTNLVRDDANETQKLSNEAIETLRSVEKRFGKQPIVNMRGKLVEADLLRVQKKEQRSQAMTEKALAVQKEMRLSAIQNTPAQLSIDCARAFMELGEYDAGDLLLQEVAKANNDPDIAIQLDKLLREPLTKAGVQHAAKSNKQGIAFYQQKEYEQAVVAFQNVLKELPNHIGLNLNLIQALISKTKGSVIDNSEVEIIADSLQRIGKIESDSSYAQRYEYLIRQYKNIIDRSTT; this is encoded by the coding sequence ATGAAGCAAATCGACATTATTAAAACCTATGGCCAAAAGCGCTGCTTGGTGGTGGATGACGTACCCGACATTCGCGCCTCCCTAAAACGTATTCTGATCGATTTCGGTTCTGTTAATGTCGATACCGCGGGCAACGCTGAAGAAGCCATTGATATTTGCCAGCGCAATCAGTACGACATCGTACTATCCGACTACAACCTGGGTAGCAGCAAGAACGGACAACAACTGTTAGAAGAGCTGCGCTTCCACGGCCTGCTCAAAAATACCGCTCTGTACATAATGATCACAGCCGAAAGCGCCAGCCAATACGTATTGCACGCCTTGGAATACCAACCCGATGATTACTTGAACAAACCCATCAGCCGAGACTCGCTGCGACCCAGGCTCGACCAGGCACTGCTCAAAAATGAAGCGCTGCTGCAAGCGAAGAAATCGCTCGATCAGAAAAACCCTAACGCTGCCATTAAAGCGTGCGAAAACCTACTTGCAAAAAAGTCTCGCTACAGTAACGACGCACGCAAAATGCTTGGCGAACTTATGATCAGCCAAAAACAACATGAGCAAGCATTAACCGTTTATGCACAGCTCCCCCAAGACCGCATGCCTATCTGGGCTAACCTGGGCATTGCACGCTGTTATTTCGGCCAAAAGAAATTTGAAAAGGCCGAAGCGCTACTCACCAAGCTTATTGACGAAAACCCACTATGTGTAGAAGCCCACGACCTACTAGCAAAACTATTTGAAGCACAAAACAACTCCGCCAGAGCGCAACAATCACTGCACAACGCACTGGGCATTTCACCACTGTCGAGTGACCGGCAAAGAGAAATGGGGCGCGTGAGCCACGAAGCCGGTGACGAACTGGCATCGATACACGCTTACCGTACAGCGCTCAAGCAAAGCCGTAACTCCTGTCACGAACAGGCGGAAGACTATCTATACCTTGCCCAAGGCTTAACCAACCTTGTTCGGGACGACGCCAACGAAACCCAAAAACTGTCAAATGAAGCCATAGAAACACTACGCTCGGTAGAAAAACGCTTTGGTAAACAGCCTATTGTTAATATGCGCGGAAAGTTAGTAGAAGCCGATCTGTTACGGGTACAAAAAAAAGAGCAGCGCAGTCAAGCTATGACCGAAAAAGCTCTGGCTGTACAAAAGGAAATGCGCCTAAGCGCCATACAGAATACCCCTGCCCAGCTGAGTATCGATTGTGCTCGAGCCTTTATGGAGCTAGGTGAATACGATGCCGGTGATTTGCTATTACAGGAAGTCGCAAAAGCAAATAACGACCCCGATATAGCCATACAGCTTGACAAACTACTGCGCGAACCTTTAACAAAAGCCGGAGTACAGCACGCCGCCAAGTCGAACAAACAAGGCATAGCGTTCTACCAACAAAAAGAATACGAACAGGCCGTAGTAGCATTTCAAAATGTGCTGAAGGAGTTACCCAATCACATTGGCTTAAACCTAAACCTGATACAAGCACTTATAAGTAAAACCAAAGGCAGTGTTATCGACAACAGTGAAGTCGAAATAATCGCCGACAGCCTACAGCGAATAGGTAAGATTGAAAGCGACTCAAGCTACGCACAACGCTACGAATACCTGATTCGCCAGTATAAAAACATAATCGACCGATCGACTACTTAA
- a CDS encoding TSUP family transporter has product MLFLLAVALFFVLFGEAYYAALAMPDILIAPIMTLGSFVAGSTFLGGGAVAFPALTKILHADPITAKNFSLAIQSVGMTSASIYILLRVRTIPGVFLQYYLPGSAIGLLLSLTLLEQHLTGNDLRVGFTLFVLVFMLVYLWAYLSKQKHFSDLGELTAIDKNLIIKAGLLGGILSGLLGSGADLVAFCLLALYFRVDIKLATQTSVLIMAATSVLGVGLQGIVFNKLSTEVLTLWMLAAPVVIIGAPLGAIFCRRATTKTLLVFIGFIVTAEIVSTILLVPLEKNRLGYYLLLVLASISLLVILNKISKRKQHKDQHVLEEPNLK; this is encoded by the coding sequence ATGCTATTCCTGTTAGCTGTTGCTCTATTCTTTGTCCTATTTGGTGAAGCCTATTACGCCGCCTTAGCGATGCCCGATATATTAATAGCCCCAATAATGACGCTGGGATCATTCGTTGCAGGGTCCACTTTCTTGGGAGGCGGCGCCGTCGCCTTTCCCGCATTAACCAAGATTCTCCATGCGGACCCGATTACCGCCAAGAACTTTTCCTTAGCCATCCAAAGCGTGGGGATGACCTCGGCCAGCATTTACATTCTACTGCGTGTTCGTACAATCCCAGGAGTCTTTCTTCAGTACTATTTACCCGGCTCAGCTATTGGCCTATTGCTATCACTTACGCTATTAGAACAACACCTCACGGGCAACGATTTACGCGTCGGCTTTACGCTGTTTGTGTTGGTTTTTATGTTGGTGTACCTCTGGGCCTATTTGAGCAAACAAAAACATTTTTCTGATTTAGGTGAACTAACCGCTATCGATAAAAACCTGATCATCAAAGCAGGTTTACTCGGCGGTATATTGTCTGGTTTATTGGGGTCCGGGGCAGACCTCGTAGCATTTTGCCTATTAGCACTGTATTTCAGAGTCGATATAAAGCTAGCTACACAAACATCTGTATTGATTATGGCAGCCACTTCAGTGCTGGGCGTAGGCTTACAAGGTATTGTGTTTAACAAACTCTCAACCGAGGTGCTAACTTTGTGGATGCTGGCAGCACCCGTGGTAATAATAGGGGCACCTTTGGGCGCCATATTTTGTCGTCGAGCCACAACAAAAACGCTACTAGTCTTTATTGGCTTCATCGTTACGGCAGAGATCGTTTCCACCATTTTACTCGTGCCACTGGAAAAAAATAGACTCGGGTATTATCTTTTGTTAGTGCTAGCCTCTATCTCGTTACTAGTAATACTCAACAAAATCAGCAAACGAAAACAGCATAAAGATCAACACGTTTTAGAGGAGCCTAATCTAAAATAA
- a CDS encoding phosphoribosylanthranilate isomerase, whose product MCKARIKICGITRPEDAEFASNVGADAIGIVFYGPSPRNVADLCLAREIALSVGPFVSVVGLFVDASVAAVANVLGSVPLNVLQFHGSETAAYCQQFERPYVKALRMKEGVNVLQSMEGYPLASGILLDTYKKGVPGGTGEAFNWERVPQNLSCPIILAGGLSPKNVQNAVKIAQPYGVDVSGGVESLPGVKDKNKIEAFIANARVEKLSESESR is encoded by the coding sequence GTGTGTAAAGCGCGTATAAAGATTTGTGGTATTACTCGACCGGAAGATGCTGAGTTTGCCTCTAACGTTGGTGCCGATGCCATAGGTATCGTGTTTTATGGGCCGAGCCCCAGAAACGTTGCGGACCTTTGTCTTGCGCGTGAAATAGCCTTGTCTGTCGGGCCATTTGTTTCGGTGGTTGGTTTATTCGTTGATGCGAGCGTTGCGGCTGTGGCAAATGTACTCGGCTCAGTGCCGCTGAATGTACTGCAATTTCATGGCAGTGAGACAGCGGCCTATTGTCAGCAGTTTGAGCGACCTTATGTAAAGGCGTTACGAATGAAAGAAGGGGTAAATGTACTTCAGTCGATGGAAGGATACCCGTTGGCGAGCGGAATTCTCTTAGATACCTATAAAAAAGGAGTGCCGGGTGGTACAGGTGAAGCGTTTAACTGGGAGCGTGTGCCGCAAAATCTATCGTGTCCCATTATTCTGGCTGGCGGTCTTTCACCTAAAAATGTACAAAACGCAGTGAAAATAGCTCAACCCTACGGGGTTGATGTCAGTGGTGGAGTCGAATCTCTACCCGGGGTAAAAGATAAAAACAAAATTGAGGCATTTATTGCGAATGCCAGAGTGGAGAAATTAAGTGAGTCAGAATCAAGATAA
- the trpA gene encoding tryptophan synthase subunit alpha, translating to MNRINTRLTDCKSQGKKALVAYIVHGDPALETTLPAMHTLVDSGADIIELGVPFSDPMAEGPVIQKGHERALGNGASLTSAMALVQEFRKTNTETPVVLMGYANPIERMGYAELAKRASAAGVDGILTVDLPPEEAADLSVELKKFEIENIFLIAPTTTDERIAAITKLAGGFVYYVSLKGVTGAGLIDTASVEQKLGVIRAHTDLPVLVGFGIKDEVTAKTVGAVSDGVVVGSVLVSAMASLAGETTDKICTQLSTVIQPIRKGLDEI from the coding sequence GTGAATAGAATAAATACACGCCTGACGGATTGTAAATCACAGGGTAAAAAAGCGCTGGTGGCTTATATTGTTCATGGCGACCCTGCGTTAGAAACAACACTTCCTGCTATGCATACTTTGGTTGATTCGGGGGCCGATATTATTGAACTCGGTGTGCCTTTTTCCGACCCAATGGCGGAGGGCCCAGTGATCCAAAAAGGCCACGAAAGAGCCTTAGGAAATGGTGCGAGCCTTACGAGTGCCATGGCCTTGGTTCAGGAGTTTCGTAAAACCAATACAGAGACGCCCGTCGTGCTCATGGGCTATGCTAACCCCATCGAACGAATGGGTTATGCCGAGTTGGCAAAGCGCGCATCCGCAGCGGGTGTTGACGGAATTCTCACCGTAGATTTACCGCCGGAAGAAGCCGCTGACCTCAGTGTTGAGCTTAAAAAATTCGAAATAGAAAATATTTTCTTGATTGCCCCCACTACTACTGATGAGCGTATTGCTGCGATTACCAAGTTGGCGGGTGGCTTTGTCTACTATGTGTCGCTAAAGGGTGTGACTGGTGCAGGCCTTATAGATACGGCATCAGTTGAGCAAAAGCTTGGTGTTATAAGAGCACACACTGATTTACCGGTACTTGTTGGCTTTGGTATTAAAGATGAGGTAACCGCAAAAACCGTGGGTGCTGTTTCCGATGGAGTGGTCGTGGGTAGCGTGCTTGTTAGTGCCATGGCCTCCTTGGCTGGTGAAACGACCGATAAAATTTGTACGCAATTGTCGACAGTTATTCAGCCTATTCGTAAAGGCCTGGACGAAATTTAA
- a CDS encoding bifunctional folylpolyglutamate synthase/dihydrofolate synthase: MIDTVFTSEASSEPRFQALNDWLSWMETLHPNEIDLGLERITIVGERLGFCELIHSRAAPGASGAPTVISIAGTNGKGSCVAALETLLLCSSKTTGSFTSPHLLRYNERVRVNGECVSDTDLCRAFTRIDLARNDISLTYFEFGALAAMLIFKEAGVDYWLLEVGLGGRLDAVNMLSADIAVVTSIDLDHQAWLGDTREEIAFEKVGILREGALFICAENKPPQTLKQQSTALHANSYWIGQDFSWGRRDDGIELTLDNGETVLRLGSLSLPLDSVAAAAQVFNLLGAGAITTKHKSALQTMQLEGRFSVRPLASGHKLILDVAHNPAASKLLAEKMCHLGSQPALAVFAIMADKDIRAVCQSLTHTIGHWFLPKNCHTVRAAAVEDVQKVLLGLGVEPRRISVFDDVDQAIRLAQKKVEFGTILVFGSFYTVADTLRFLADFSENKTSDD; encoded by the coding sequence GTGATCGATACCGTATTCACTAGCGAGGCCAGCTCTGAGCCACGTTTTCAGGCTCTAAACGACTGGCTTTCGTGGATGGAAACGCTGCACCCGAATGAAATTGATTTGGGTTTGGAGCGCATTACCATCGTTGGCGAAAGATTGGGTTTTTGCGAATTAATACATTCTAGAGCTGCTCCGGGGGCTTCTGGTGCTCCCACCGTTATTTCAATTGCCGGTACTAACGGCAAGGGCTCTTGTGTTGCAGCGCTCGAAACATTGTTGCTGTGCTCGTCTAAAACAACCGGCTCCTTTACTTCCCCGCATTTACTTCGTTACAACGAAAGGGTGCGTGTAAACGGAGAGTGCGTTTCAGATACCGATTTGTGTCGTGCTTTCACTCGTATCGACCTCGCCCGTAATGACATTAGTCTAACTTATTTCGAGTTTGGCGCGCTCGCTGCAATGCTTATTTTTAAGGAGGCTGGTGTTGATTATTGGTTACTTGAAGTGGGGCTTGGTGGGCGTCTAGATGCCGTTAACATGCTGTCGGCGGATATTGCCGTAGTAACTTCGATCGATTTAGATCATCAAGCTTGGCTTGGTGATACCCGAGAAGAAATTGCATTTGAGAAGGTCGGCATACTCCGCGAGGGGGCGTTGTTTATATGTGCCGAAAATAAACCCCCACAAACATTAAAACAACAATCTACAGCGTTACATGCTAATAGTTATTGGATAGGGCAAGATTTTTCCTGGGGTCGCCGCGATGATGGTATTGAGCTAACGTTAGATAATGGCGAGACGGTGTTAAGGTTGGGTTCACTCAGCTTGCCCTTAGATAGCGTAGCGGCTGCCGCACAAGTATTTAACCTGTTGGGGGCTGGCGCTATAACGACTAAGCATAAATCTGCACTACAGACTATGCAACTCGAAGGTCGGTTCAGTGTAAGGCCGCTGGCTTCTGGTCATAAATTGATTCTGGATGTTGCTCATAATCCCGCAGCATCCAAGCTGTTGGCGGAGAAAATGTGCCATTTGGGCTCTCAACCAGCATTAGCTGTGTTTGCAATAATGGCCGATAAAGATATACGCGCGGTTTGCCAGAGCCTTACCCATACGATTGGCCACTGGTTTCTTCCTAAAAACTGTCATACCGTTCGTGCGGCAGCGGTAGAGGATGTACAGAAAGTTTTATTGGGGCTTGGCGTGGAGCCTAGGCGTATCAGTGTTTTCGATGATGTTGATCAGGCAATACGTCTTGCGCAGAAGAAAGTTGAGTTTGGCACTATTTTGGTGTTTGGTTCTTTTTATACGGTGGCGGACACGCTGCGTTTTTTGGCTGACTTTAGCGAGAATAAAACGAGTGATGATTAG